The Candidatus Thorarchaeota archaeon DNA window TCCTTGTGACTCAGGCCACTCAATGCTTCAACTGGGTCAACGTGTGATAAATCCGCTTTTAGTCCATTAGTTAATATCTCTTTGATGATACCTTCCATGAGTCACTCCTCCAACAACTTCTTCTTGTTTATTGTTAAGATTTGAGTGGGTTTCAAGGTTTTCTTTTCCGAACGCAAATCTCACAAGAGCATCTTGAGACCAGTAAGAGCATGGCGACTAAGAACCCTCCACATCAGTGACTTTCGCAAATCGGTATAGGACCTCAACCCACCTATGAGATCGGTCATGTGACTTCGTATGACATCATCTCTTGAAGCCATCTGAATGACGTACTCCATGTTCTTTTCAGAATTGAATAGAAGATTCGCCAAGAAGTTCGCAGCGTCCATCTCCTTTCCAATACCTTCTTTCCATCGCCTCTGGTACTCTCGGGTACCATCAGCATTTCCTTTGAGAGTTCGTGCCACGGCTTCAGCAGCAATATGACCAGTGTCTATCGCGTAGTAGATACCCTCTCCAGTAGCAGGCGAGACGAAACCAGCAGCATCACCCACCAGCATGATTCTCTCTGAAATCGTGTTATCAATTGGACCAGCAAGAGGAACTCGCCAAGCTGTTTCTTGACTCATGTCCAAGTCCACTGAATATGTCTCTTCGAATTCACGAATGAATTTCCCCCAAGCATCTTTGAGGTCCTTAGCAAAAGGCATCAGACAACCCATACCAAGCGATATTTCGCCCTTCTTAGGAAAGCACCAAGCATAACCATGCTCAAGGCCGCCAAAGTAAATCTGGATGCAAACTCTCCCTGATTCATAGGGAGCAAGTGTTATTCTTTCAATCTCACTATCATCCATCGGGACTGCAGCCTCCATACAGAGACCAATTGCTTCTTGATCCCAGCGTTTCATAATGCCCGAAGTACGAGCCACCTTACTGTTAACACCGTCCGCTCCAACCAGGTACTTGCCAGTGAAGCGCTCACCATCACGTGTATACGCTTCCACCTGATTGCTGGACTCGATAACGTCAACTACCTCCATGTTTTGCTGTACTTCAGCCCCGGCTTCGATTGCCTTGTCCAAAAGGAGCTTATCGAAAATCTCTCGTTTCACAGTATATCCAGTTATTTCATCTTTGGTACACACAACTTTCGTTCTCGAAGGCGAGAATAGATGAGAGCCACTGCTTTCGCGGTCGATTGTAGAAGAAATATCGAAATCGAGTAGGTCGGGTAATCCTGCTCTGAATCCGCCTCCGCAAGCCTTTCTTCGGGGGTGTTCCTCTTTCTCAAGAAGTAGGACATCCAATCCTTCTTGGGTTGCTCTTCGCGCACATGATGCACCAGCGGGGCCTCCGCCTACGACTATCAGGTCACGGGTCAACGTATCATATCTCCAACTTGATAGGTCAATCAGGAGCCGCGCTACTTATCTGTTTTCGATAGAATGCCAAGTGAATTACGTCGAAACATGAACA harbors:
- a CDS encoding geranylgeranyl reductase family protein, encoding MTRDLIVVGGGPAGASCARRATQEGLDVLLLEKEEHPRRKACGGGFRAGLPDLLDFDISSTIDRESSGSHLFSPSRTKVVCTKDEITGYTVKREIFDKLLLDKAIEAGAEVQQNMEVVDVIESSNQVEAYTRDGERFTGKYLVGADGVNSKVARTSGIMKRWDQEAIGLCMEAAVPMDDSEIERITLAPYESGRVCIQIYFGGLEHGYAWCFPKKGEISLGMGCLMPFAKDLKDAWGKFIREFEETYSVDLDMSQETAWRVPLAGPIDNTISERIMLVGDAAGFVSPATGEGIYYAIDTGHIAAEAVARTLKGNADGTREYQRRWKEGIGKEMDAANFLANLLFNSEKNMEYVIQMASRDDVIRSHMTDLIGGLRSYTDLRKSLMWRVLSRHALTGLKMLL